In the genome of Paenibacillus pabuli, the window ACTATCTGCTTCGAACCATTGGTGCCATGTCTGCACTGTCCTGGATTCTGGTGACCTTCTCCAGAGCGAGTGCTTCGGCACAGCGGCTTAATGAAGTTTTTGATACGGAGGATGTATCGGAAATGGCACAAGGTGAAGGGGGAGGGGAAGCCGAACACACAGGACAAAAAACAAATCAATCAACAGAGCAGCCAAGTCTTTCTTTAAAACCAGATCGTTCCGTACAAGCTGGGAAAGGAGATCCTGTTATCCAGGGTGCAGTTGATTTTCAGGGTGTAGGATTCAGCTACCCGGGCAGTGAGATTACCGTATTGGAAGATATTACGTTCTCAGCCAAACGAGGTGAGCGTATCGCCATCATGGGTGCCACGGGATCGGGGAAATCCTCACTGGTGCAGCTCATCCCAAGGCTCTATACCGAAGATCAAGGCGAGGTTCGTATTGATGGCAAAGACGCAGCTCGCTTGGATATTGCTTCACTGCGTGGAGCTATCGGTTATGTACCTCAGGAAGTGGTTCTCTTTACCGGATCGGTAAGAGATAACATCGCCTGGGGGCGGGAGGATGCAACGCTCAAAGAGATTAAGGAAGCAGCGCGGCGTGCCCAGATTCACGAGACCATTGAGAAGTTGCCAAATGGCTACGATACACAGCTGGGTCAGCGGGGAGTCAATCTGTCAGGCGGACAGAAACAGCGGCTCTCGATTGCCCGTGCATTGATTCGTCGTCCAAGCATCCTGATTCTGGATGACAGTACAAGTGCTCTCGATGTAGCCACAGAAGCAAGGCTGCTGGATGCGCTGGAAGAGCTGTCATGTACAACCTTTATCATTACGCAGAAGATCAGTTCAACCACCTCGGCGGATCTGATCCTGTTGTTGGACGATGGACGTCTGATTGGACAGGGGAAACATGAGGATCTGATGGATTCATCCGAACTGTATCGCCGAATCTATGAATCACAATACGGGGAGGGTACGCCACATGTTCAAAGCATTCATTGAACCTTTCCGTCAGCCACCTCCGCCGATTGATCCCGAGACGCTCAAGGCAGGTGGAGGTCGCAAACCGAAGGCGCGGGCGAAGAATTGGTCCGGTACTTTAGGCCGGATCTGGACGTATCTGGCACGCCGCAAGGTCAAACTGACGATGGTACTGCTGATGGTATTCGCCAGTTCCGCACTCGCTTTGCTTGGACCGTACATGGTCGGTGTGGCTGTGGATAAATTCATTGATGGAGAAGCAACGAGTTCAAGCTGGACGACATTTTTATTGGGTTTGGTGGCAGTCTATGTATTCTTCTCCCTGACGTCATGGCTGCAAAATATATGGATGATTGAAATTGCACAGGAGACGGTGTTCCGTATGCGATACGATCTGTTCTCCCATCTGCACAAACTGCCGATTCCATTCTTCGGCAAGCGTCAGCAGGGTGAGATTATGAGCCGGGTCACCAATGACATTGAAAATGTCAGCGGTACGTTGAACAGCTCAGCCATTCAGATTTTCTCCAGTATATTAACCTTGCTTGGAACGTTTGGCGTGATGCTCTGGCTAAGTCCGCTGCTCACCTTGCTTACATTTATCGTTGTGCCGCTCATGGCCATTGGCATGCGCTGGATTACACGCAGAACCGGGCCACTGTTCAAACAACGTCAACGTAATCTCGGCGAACTCAATGGGTACATTGAGGAGACCTTGTCCGGGCAGAAGATTATTAAGGCATTCTCTCAGGAGGAGCGGGTCATTCGGGGGTTTGAGGAACGAAATACAAACATCCGGTTGTCCGGTTTCTGGGCACAGACGATCTCCGGTTTTATTCCCAAGCTGATGAATGGTCTGAACAACCTGAGCTTTGCGATTGTCGCAGGCATCGGCGGGATTTTGGCGATTCAAGGTTCCGTTACAGTCGGAGTGATTATCATCTTCGTGGAATATGCCCGTCAGTTTACCCGTCCGCTTAACGATCTGGCCAACCAGTGGAATACGTTGCTGTCTGCGATTGCCGGGGCAGAGCGAGTATTCGAAGTGCTGGATGAGGATGAGGAAGCGAAGGATGAAGGCGCAGCGGTATCTCTGGACAAAGTGGAGGGAGCGGTTCGCTTCAACAACGTATCCTTTGGATACGATGAAGGGCGCAACATTTTGCATGAGATTAACTTTGAAGCAAAACCGGGCGAGATGATTGCTCTTGTAGGTCCGACTGGAGCAGGGAAAACGACATTAATACAGCTGTTATCCCGTTTCTATGATGCTACAGCCGGTACGCTTACAGTGGATGGACGTGACATTACAACCATTCGGCGCGAAAATTTGCGCTCGCATATGGCATTTGTCCTTCAGGATTCATTCCTGTTCCAGGGCACGATTCGGGAAAATATCCGTTTTGGACGCCTGGATGCAACCGATGAAGAGGTGGAAGCCGCTTCAAGGCTGGCGAATGCTCATTCCTTCATCATGCGGATGAAGGATGAGTACGACAAAGTGCTTCAGGCCGACGGAAGCGGCATCAGTCAGGGACAGAAGCAGCTGCTTGCGATTGCCCGGGCAATTTTGGCCGATCCGTCCATCCTTGTATTGGATGAGGCGACGAGCAGTATCGATACGGTCACGGAGATTAAAATCCAGGAAGGGCTGCAGCGCCTGATGCAAGGCCGCACCAGCTTTGTCATCGCCCACAGGCTGAACACAATTCGCCAAGCCGATCGCATTCTTGTACTGAAGGATGGTCAGCTCCTGGAGCAAGGTTCGCATGATACATTACTGAAACAAGGCGGCTTCTACAGCGAACTGTATTACAGTCAGCTGCGGAACAAGGCTCAATAGTGTGCGGGAATGTATTCCTAACAAAAGTCGTGATTAGAGATCGGCCCCGTTCTGATTCGATGTAAGATGCAAAAAGAGTACGACCAAGAATCATTGGTCATACTCTTTTTTACTTATGGTTTTAGCCAGTTGAGTGTGTGAAATGTGGGAAACAAATGCGGGTGAGGTGGCGAGAGTTAACCACCAAGATCATTCCTATGAAATTGAGATGTTCAGGTCAAAGAAATAGATGGTCCTAGATGGCAAATGCTACATCCTAACTCATACAAAGTCGATTTGCAAATACCACGAAATATAGACGGAAAAAATCAATAATCAAGAGAGAAAAAAGCTACTCGAGATTATTAGATGTCAATGTAATTACAAGGAAGTTGAATTTATAGAAGGTCATATGATGTCCGATCATGTTCACCAGTTGGTAGCCATTCCACCGAAAATAGCTGTCTCAACGTTCTTGGGATTTTCCAAGGCGCTTTAAGAAGCTAACTCTTTCTTAAACATACCGATGATTAGATGATCTTCACTATGTAATGAGTTATTTATCTTTCAGTCCCGCCTTATGATTATTCTTATAGAGTAGCATTCACCATTTCTCTATGAATCAGATATCAGCCATGTGATTTAGTGAAGAAGCGTAATTTTTTAATGTAATGAAAGTTAAAAAAAGAAAAATTATGTAAAAAAACCTTTTATGAAATTACATTATATGTTATTATAATCCAGGATATATCATTAATTTATAATATTATATTAAAAGGAGATGTTTACACTGAAGAAAAAGTTAGTTAGTCTTGCAATCTGTTCAATGATGCTTAGTCTCCCTGTTAGTGCTTTTGCAGCGGATGAAATTGTGGATACCAATAATACAATAATTACAACTCAACCGGGGTCTGTAATAGATACTGGTGAAGTATCCAACGGAAATGGTAAATCTATGATTACCCCACACGCTGTAAGTGATTATTATTATTATTCCGATCCAGATCCTGTATCTACTAGTGATAGTGGGAAATTATATTCGCATGCTGAAAGACAACGTTATGGAGATTTAAGTGGTAAAGTCAGAACGTTCCGTTATTACATCTATTCAAAGTATGAAGGAAATGCAACTGTAGAAAAAATTTCTTCGGAATGGTACACCACTGCTAAATTGAGAAGTTCTGCTACTCTAACTTTGAATACTTCTTTAGGTACATCAGGTAGTTCAATATCTGCGGGGGTTTCTTCTACATGGCAAAACGTAACAACTCCAACAAAAACATGGACAAATTCAAATGGTTCCAAAACGACGTATGAACAATCCAATTTTGCTATTTCTCCAGATAGCGATTTGTCGGGATACGAGGTAAGTATCGTTCATACATCTAAAGTGAAATTGAAAGGCGATGCAAAAACTTATAGTCTATCATCAGGTGTTTAATATACTTATTTTGTGAATTTTGTTTTTATTAATGATATATCTAATATACTTAACTATAAAATCTACGTTCTGATCTCACACAGCAGAGCGTAGATTTTGCTGATATTTAGCAAGATTGGATAGGGAGGAAGGTAATGGAGAAGAAAAGATTGTTTTTATTCATTCTGCTTTTGATGTTGATTGTAAATACAGCCTGTGATAGTAAAAGTGGCACTACAGCTAACCAATACAAGGATGAAATTACCCAAAATAATTCAATTTTTTTATATAACATATCCCAACAGCAAATGGGGACTTACGATAAGGATTCTTTTCAATGGAGTCCACTATACGAACAAGATAATTTGTTTCAATATGTTTTTGATCATGCTAGTAACTTCGTTGTAAGTGGTCATAGCATTGATAATGAGTTTGTATTATTGCAAGTTAGTAATGATCAAAAAAAGATCAATAAAATATTCGATTTGAATAATGATAAGGATTGTTTTTTTCCCCTCGCTCACGACGGTAAAAAGTATTATTACGTCTTGTATGAGGATGAAAAAAATACAGAGGACATCAAGCGAAGTATAGTTACAATTGATCAAAATAATAATTTACAAAAAATTGTAAGCACAAATGAGATGATAACCTCAGGCGTAATCATAGATGAAACGTTATATTATACAGTATATAAACCAGAAAAAGAAAACTATACAGTGTATTCCATGTTATTGGAAGAT includes:
- a CDS encoding ABC transporter ATP-binding protein, whose translation is MIKLLYYLKKYRVAAIAALVMMLIELTVELAQPYLISKIIDNGIQQGDLSVVWLWGGVLVGSAVVAFAAGIASSFFASHASLGFGYDLREKLYDKVQALSYAVFNRFSTSSLITRLTGDVTQVQDTIFMSLRFMTRVPLVVIGSMIMAVVVNPKLGLLLVVMVPVLLVVVVWMIKKAALLFRNVQRRLDAVNGVIQENLTGIRLIRVFVRMGHEIERFATYSGKLMKGTISALRLTETTMPFMLLMMNGCIIAVLWFGRRDIITGNATVGEVVAVINYLLRTIGAMSALSWILVTFSRASASAQRLNEVFDTEDVSEMAQGEGGGEAEHTGQKTNQSTEQPSLSLKPDRSVQAGKGDPVIQGAVDFQGVGFSYPGSEITVLEDITFSAKRGERIAIMGATGSGKSSLVQLIPRLYTEDQGEVRIDGKDAARLDIASLRGAIGYVPQEVVLFTGSVRDNIAWGREDATLKEIKEAARRAQIHETIEKLPNGYDTQLGQRGVNLSGGQKQRLSIARALIRRPSILILDDSTSALDVATEARLLDALEELSCTTFIITQKISSTTSADLILLLDDGRLIGQGKHEDLMDSSELYRRIYESQYGEGTPHVQSIH
- a CDS encoding ABC transporter ATP-binding protein, producing the protein MFKAFIEPFRQPPPPIDPETLKAGGGRKPKARAKNWSGTLGRIWTYLARRKVKLTMVLLMVFASSALALLGPYMVGVAVDKFIDGEATSSSWTTFLLGLVAVYVFFSLTSWLQNIWMIEIAQETVFRMRYDLFSHLHKLPIPFFGKRQQGEIMSRVTNDIENVSGTLNSSAIQIFSSILTLLGTFGVMLWLSPLLTLLTFIVVPLMAIGMRWITRRTGPLFKQRQRNLGELNGYIEETLSGQKIIKAFSQEERVIRGFEERNTNIRLSGFWAQTISGFIPKLMNGLNNLSFAIVAGIGGILAIQGSVTVGVIIIFVEYARQFTRPLNDLANQWNTLLSAIAGAERVFEVLDEDEEAKDEGAAVSLDKVEGAVRFNNVSFGYDEGRNILHEINFEAKPGEMIALVGPTGAGKTTLIQLLSRFYDATAGTLTVDGRDITTIRRENLRSHMAFVLQDSFLFQGTIRENIRFGRLDATDEEVEAASRLANAHSFIMRMKDEYDKVLQADGSGISQGQKQLLAIARAILADPSILVLDEATSSIDTVTEIKIQEGLQRLMQGRTSFVIAHRLNTIRQADRILVLKDGQLLEQGSHDTLLKQGGFYSELYYSQLRNKAQ